From one Cucurbita pepo subsp. pepo cultivar mu-cu-16 chromosome LG17, ASM280686v2, whole genome shotgun sequence genomic stretch:
- the LOC111778177 gene encoding dnaJ protein ERDJ3B-like produces MAHRRTKLLFVVCAFCYVFSGIAGKSYYDILQVPKGASDEQIKRAYRKLALKYHPDKNQGNEEANKRFAEISNAYEVLSDGEKRNIYDKYGEEGLKQHAASGGRGGGMGMNIQDIFSQFFGGGGGMEEEEKIPKGDDVIVELDASLEDLYMGGSLKVWREKNILKPAPGKRRCNCRNEVYHKQIGPGMFQQMTEQVCEQCPNVKFEREGYFVTVDIEKGMQDGQEVTFYEDGEPMIDGEAGDLRFRIRTAPHDLFRREGNDLHATVTITLVQALVGFEKSLKHLDEHLVEIGTKGITKPKEVRKFKGEGMPLHFSTKKGDLYVTFEVLFPTSLTEDQKTNIQKILG; encoded by the exons ATGGCGCACCGAAGAACGAAGCTCCTCTTCGTTGTTTGTGCCTTCTGCTACGTTTTTTCCGGCATTGCAGG GAAGAGCTATTATGACATACTGCAGGTGCCGAAGGGTGCCTCGGACGAGCAGATCAAAAGGGCTTATAGGAAGCTCGCTCTGAAGTACCATCCTGATAAGAATCAGGGAAATGAGGAAGCCAATAAACGATTTGCGGAAATTAGCAATG CTTACGAGGTTCTATCGGACGGGGAGAAGAGAAACATTTATGATAAGTATGGAGAGGAAGGTCTGAAACAGCATGCTGCCAGTGGAGGTAGAGGAGGAGGGATGGGAATGAACATTCAGGATATTTTTAGCCA GTTTTTTGGCGGAGGAGGTGGtatggaggaggaagagaaaatTCCAAAAGGGGATGACGTAATTGTGGAATTAGATGCATCACTAGAAGATCTCTACATGGGTGGTTCATTGAAG GTATGGAgggaaaaaaacatattaaagcCAGCACCAGGCAAGAGGCGGTGTAATTGTAGAAATGAAGTCTATCACAAGCAGATTGGTCCTGGAATGTTCCAACAGATGACAGAACAA GTCTGTGAGCAATGCCCCAATGTTAAATTCGAAAGAGAAGGATACTTCGTTACTGTCGATATCGAGAAAGGAATGCAAGATGGGCAA GAGGTCACTTTCTATGAAGATGGTGAGCCTATGATAGATGGAGAAGCTGGAGATCTTAGA TTCCGCATCCGCACCGCACCACATGATCTTTTCAGAAGGGAAGGCAATGATTTACATGCTACTGTGACCATCACCCTG GTACAAGCTCTGGTCGGTTTCGAAAAAAGTCTCAAACACCTCGACGAACATTTAGTCGAAATCGGAACCAAG GGAATTACAAAACCCAAGGAAGTAAGAAAGTTCAAAGGAGAGGGGATGCCATTGCATTTCAGCACAAAGAAAGGGGATCTTTATGTCACATTTGAGGTGTTATTTCCCACATCGTTAACAGAGGATCAGAAGACAAATATCCAGAAAATTCTTGGttag
- the LOC111778070 gene encoding protein disulfide-isomerase like 2-1-like: MAKHQIWFAFAALAMILSSAVPDDVVVLTEDNFEKEVGQDRGALVEFYAPWCGHCKKLAPEYEKLGSSFKRAKSVLIGKVDCDEHKGVCSKYGVSGYPTIQWFPKGSLEPKMYEGQLTAEALAEFVNSEAGTNVKIASIPSSVVVLSPDNFNEIVLDANKDVLVEYYAPWCGHCKSLAPIYEKVATAFKLEDGVVIAKLDADKYRDLSGKYGISGFPAFKFFPKDNKDGEDYDGGRDVDDFVNFINLKSGTNRDSKGQLTVNAGLVASLESLVKEFVAASNGEKKNVVAKMEEEAGKLSGSDARHGKIYVKSAKKCLEKGDGYAKSEIERIQRILDKSVSPAKADEFTLKRNILSSFVQSSS, translated from the exons ATGGCGAAGCATCAGATCTGGTTCGCGTTCGCCGCATTGGCCATGATTCTTTCATCGGCAGTGCCCGACGATGTTGTTGTGTTGACGGAGGACAACTTCGAGAAAGAGGTTGGCCAAGATAGAGGAGCTCTGGTTGAGTTCTATGCTCCTTG GTGTGGGCACTGTAAGAAGCTTGCGCCAGAGTATGAAAAGCTTGGAAGCAGCTTTAAGAGAGCCAAATCTGTTTTGATCGGAAAG GTTGACTGTGATGAGCACAAGGGCGTATGCAGCAAATATGGAGTCTCTGGATACCCAACAATTCAATGGTTCCCCAAGGGATCACTCGAACCGAAAAT GTATGAAGGTCAACTGACAGCAGAAGCCCTTGCCGAATTTGTCAACAGTGAAGCAG GAACCAATGTGAAGATAGCTTCAATTCCATCCAGTGTTGTAGTTCTTTCACCTGATAATTTCAATGAGATTGTTCTAGATGCAAATAAGGATGTGCTGGTTGAGTATTACGCACCCTG GTGTGGCCACTGCAAGAGCCTTGCTCCG ATATATGAAAAGGTGGCAACGGCATTTAAATTGGAAGATGGCGTAGTAATTGCTAAATTAGATGCTGACAAATATCGTGATCTATCTGGAAA GTATGGCATAAGTGGTTTCCCTGCATTTAAATTCTTCCCAAAAGACAACAAGGATGGTGAAGACTACGACGGTGGCAGAGATGTTGATGACTTtgttaatttcattaatttaaagagTGGGACCAATCGTGACTCCAAGGGTCAGCTTACAGTAAAT GCTGGTCTAGTTGCTAGTTTAGAATCATTGGTGAAGGAGTTCGTAGCTGCTAGCaatggagagaaaaagaatgttGTTGCCAAGATGGAAGAGGAAGCTGGAAAGCTTAGTGGATCTGATGCAAG GCATGGAAAGATATACGTGAAATCTGCTAAAAAGTGCCTGGAGAAAGGTGATGGATATGCTAAGTCTGAGATTGAGAGGATTCAGCGCATACTCGACAAG TCGGTAAGCCCAGCGAAAGCAGACGAGTTCACCTTGAAGAGAAACATTCTATCAAGTTTTGTTCAATCTTCTTCTTAA
- the LOC111778176 gene encoding CTP synthase-like isoform X1, with protein sequence MKYVLVTGGVVSGLGKGVTASSIGLVLKACGLRVTSIKIDPYLNMDAGTMSPFEHGEVFVLDDSGEVDLDLGNYERFLDITLTRENNITAGKIYQSVLEKERRGDYLGKTVQVVPHISDAIKNHIESVATIPMDGQEGPADVCVIELGGTVGDIESMPFIEALRQLSFSVGPDNFCLIHVSLIPVLGVVGEQKTKPTQVSVRELRALGLTPHLLACRSAQPLLDNTKEKLSQFCHVPACNILNIHDVPNIWHIPLLLTNQNAHHSILKQLNLVRIATAPDLRDWTNMAATYDNLTNSVKIAMVGKYVGLTDSYLSVVKALLHACVACSLKPSIDWIAATDLEDESSKLKPEAHAAAWETLRKASCVLVPGGFGDRGVKGMILAAKYARENKVPYLGICLGMQISVIEFAGSVLGWEKANSTEFDDGTLYPVVIFMPEGSKTHMGSTMRLGSRRTVFQTADCITSRMYHNSEYVDERHRHRYEVNPEFIETFEEAGLKFVGKDETGKRMEILELPSHPFYVGVQFHPEFKSRPRRPSPVFLGFILAATGQLDLYLEKQINGS encoded by the exons ATGAAGTACGTTTTGGTCACTGGCGGCGTCGTTAGTGGACTCGGCAAAGGCGTCACCGCCAGTAGTATCGGTCTCGTTCTCAAAGCCTGTGGCCTGCGAGTCACCTCCATTAAAATag ATCCGTACTTGAATATGGATGCTGGTACCATGTCTCCTTTTGAACACGGGgaagtttttgttcttgatgatAGCGGTGAG gTTGATTTAGACCTGGGAAACTATGAACGTTTCCTAGATATAACGTTGACAAGAGAGAACAATATTACTGCAGGAAAAATATATCAG TCTGTTCTCGAGAAGGAGCGAAGAGGTGATTACCTTGGGAAGACCGTTCAG GTAGTTCCACACATCTCCGATGCCATTAAAAACCACATCGAGTCAGTAGCTACCATTCCCATGGATGGCCAAGAGGGCCCTGCTGATGTCTGCGTGATAGAATTAGGAGGGACTGTTG GTGACATTGAATCAATGCCGTTTATTGAAGCTTTGCGACAATTGTCCTTTTCAGTTG GTCCAGACAATTTCTGCCTCATCCACGTGAGCTTAATACCAGTATTGGGAGTTGTTGGAGAGCAA AAAACAAAGCCTACACAAGTCAGTGTTCGAGAACTCAGAGCTTTAGGCTTAACTCCACATCTGCTAGCATGCCGATCTGCTCAg CCTTTACTGGACAATACGAAGGAGAAGCTTTCTCAGTTTTGCCATGTTCCA GCCTGTAATATTCTGAATATCCATGATGTCCCAAACATCTGGCATATTCCGCTTTTGCTTACG AACCAGAATGCTCATCATTCAATTCTTAAACAACTCAACTTGGTCAG GATTGCCACTGCTCCTGATTTGCGTGACTGGACAAATATGGCTGCAACTTATGACAATCTCACAAATTCA GTGAAAATTGCGATGGTTGGAAAGTACGTTGGTTTGACAGATTCATACCTTTCTGTTGTGAAG GCCCTTCTTCATGCGTGCGTTGCATGTTCTTTGAAGCCATCAATAGATTGGATTGCGGCTACTGACCTTGAGGATGAAAGTTCCaaattg AAACCGGAAGCACATGCTGCTGCGTGGGAGACCCTGAGG AAAGCATCCTGTGTCTTAGTTCCTGGAGGATTTGGAGATCGAGGTGTGAAAGGCATGATATTGGCTGCAAAGTATGCCAGAGAAAACAAAGTTCCGTACTTGGGGATTTGCTTAGGCATGCAGATATCTGTAATTGAGTTTGCTGGAAGT GTTTTGGGTTGGGAAAAGGCAAACAGTACAGAGTTTGATGATGGGACGCTGTATCCTGTTGTCATTTTTATGCCTGAG GGTTCAAAGACACATATGGGAAGCACTATGAGATTAGGATCTCGAAGAACAGTATTCCAGACTGCTGACTGTATAACTTCAAGGAT GTATCATAACTCAGAATATGTAGATGAACGGCATCGGCATAGATATGAG GTAAACCCAGAGTTCATCGAGACATTTGAAGAAGCTGGCCTGAAATTTGTTGGGAAGGATGAGACTGGAAAAAGAATGGAG ATTTTAGAACTTCCAAGCCATCCCTTCTATGTGGGTGTACAATTTCATCCAGAATTTAAATCACGGCCCCGGAGGCCGTCACCTGTCTTTCTag GTTTTATACTGGCGGCAACTGGGCAATTAGACTTATATCTTGAAAAGCAAATAAATGGAAGTTGA
- the LOC111778176 gene encoding CTP synthase-like isoform X2, giving the protein MLVPCLLLNTGKFLFLMIAVDLDLGNYERFLDITLTRENNITAGKIYQSVLEKERRGDYLGKTVQVVPHISDAIKNHIESVATIPMDGQEGPADVCVIELGGTVGDIESMPFIEALRQLSFSVGPDNFCLIHVSLIPVLGVVGEQKTKPTQVSVRELRALGLTPHLLACRSAQPLLDNTKEKLSQFCHVPACNILNIHDVPNIWHIPLLLTNQNAHHSILKQLNLVRIATAPDLRDWTNMAATYDNLTNSVKIAMVGKYVGLTDSYLSVVKALLHACVACSLKPSIDWIAATDLEDESSKLKPEAHAAAWETLRKASCVLVPGGFGDRGVKGMILAAKYARENKVPYLGICLGMQISVIEFAGSVLGWEKANSTEFDDGTLYPVVIFMPEGSKTHMGSTMRLGSRRTVFQTADCITSRMYHNSEYVDERHRHRYEVNPEFIETFEEAGLKFVGKDETGKRMEILELPSHPFYVGVQFHPEFKSRPRRPSPVFLGFILAATGQLDLYLEKQINGS; this is encoded by the exons ATGCTGGTACCATGTCTCCTTTTGAACACGGGgaagtttttgttcttgatgatAGCG gTTGATTTAGACCTGGGAAACTATGAACGTTTCCTAGATATAACGTTGACAAGAGAGAACAATATTACTGCAGGAAAAATATATCAG TCTGTTCTCGAGAAGGAGCGAAGAGGTGATTACCTTGGGAAGACCGTTCAG GTAGTTCCACACATCTCCGATGCCATTAAAAACCACATCGAGTCAGTAGCTACCATTCCCATGGATGGCCAAGAGGGCCCTGCTGATGTCTGCGTGATAGAATTAGGAGGGACTGTTG GTGACATTGAATCAATGCCGTTTATTGAAGCTTTGCGACAATTGTCCTTTTCAGTTG GTCCAGACAATTTCTGCCTCATCCACGTGAGCTTAATACCAGTATTGGGAGTTGTTGGAGAGCAA AAAACAAAGCCTACACAAGTCAGTGTTCGAGAACTCAGAGCTTTAGGCTTAACTCCACATCTGCTAGCATGCCGATCTGCTCAg CCTTTACTGGACAATACGAAGGAGAAGCTTTCTCAGTTTTGCCATGTTCCA GCCTGTAATATTCTGAATATCCATGATGTCCCAAACATCTGGCATATTCCGCTTTTGCTTACG AACCAGAATGCTCATCATTCAATTCTTAAACAACTCAACTTGGTCAG GATTGCCACTGCTCCTGATTTGCGTGACTGGACAAATATGGCTGCAACTTATGACAATCTCACAAATTCA GTGAAAATTGCGATGGTTGGAAAGTACGTTGGTTTGACAGATTCATACCTTTCTGTTGTGAAG GCCCTTCTTCATGCGTGCGTTGCATGTTCTTTGAAGCCATCAATAGATTGGATTGCGGCTACTGACCTTGAGGATGAAAGTTCCaaattg AAACCGGAAGCACATGCTGCTGCGTGGGAGACCCTGAGG AAAGCATCCTGTGTCTTAGTTCCTGGAGGATTTGGAGATCGAGGTGTGAAAGGCATGATATTGGCTGCAAAGTATGCCAGAGAAAACAAAGTTCCGTACTTGGGGATTTGCTTAGGCATGCAGATATCTGTAATTGAGTTTGCTGGAAGT GTTTTGGGTTGGGAAAAGGCAAACAGTACAGAGTTTGATGATGGGACGCTGTATCCTGTTGTCATTTTTATGCCTGAG GGTTCAAAGACACATATGGGAAGCACTATGAGATTAGGATCTCGAAGAACAGTATTCCAGACTGCTGACTGTATAACTTCAAGGAT GTATCATAACTCAGAATATGTAGATGAACGGCATCGGCATAGATATGAG GTAAACCCAGAGTTCATCGAGACATTTGAAGAAGCTGGCCTGAAATTTGTTGGGAAGGATGAGACTGGAAAAAGAATGGAG ATTTTAGAACTTCCAAGCCATCCCTTCTATGTGGGTGTACAATTTCATCCAGAATTTAAATCACGGCCCCGGAGGCCGTCACCTGTCTTTCTag GTTTTATACTGGCGGCAACTGGGCAATTAGACTTATATCTTGAAAAGCAAATAAATGGAAGTTGA
- the LOC111778802 gene encoding uncharacterized protein LOC111778802, with protein sequence MDPTPPHVEPTADSGKAKKKSGGVMKIFKVALFMLRRRSNKSKATVDTSSDKSMWRRLVGSMRPLHVQGNESPPMSLPPLKSKKNLEELSMTWSLSPSSPSSSLSFTRTSRSSSFGTSKYASAINLQELDGRNDDDNDKNVIEDNNGGDEMIDAKAEEFIAQFYEQMRRQHGND encoded by the coding sequence ATGGACCCGACACCACCACACGTTGAACCCACCGCCGACTCCGGCAAGGCCAAGAAGAAAAGTGGCGGAGTTATGAAGATCTTCAAGGTTGCACTCTTCATGCTCCGCCGTCGGTCCAACAAATCGAAGGCAACCGTCGACACAAGCTCGGATAAGAGCATGTGGCGACGGTTGGTGGGCTCAATGCGCCCTCTCCACGTCCAAGGAAATGAATCCCCTCCTATGTCATTGCCTCCAttgaaatcaaagaagaattTAGAGGAGTTGTCAATGACATGGTCATTATCGCCATCATCACCATCATCGTCGTTGTCGTTTACTCGTACTTCgaggtcttcttcttttggCACAAGTAAGTATGCTTCTGCCATCAATCTTCAAGAACTCGATGGTAGAAACGATGACGACAATGACAAAAATGTCATTGAAGACAATAATGGAGGCGATGAGATGATCGATGCAAAGGCGGAGGAGTTCATTGCGCAATTTTACGAGCAAATGAGGCGTCAACATGGCAACGATTGA